A section of the Kribbella voronezhensis genome encodes:
- a CDS encoding discoidin domain-containing protein, which produces MPTSSLAGARSPALRRWLVLLTAAFLIATALVVAPGGRAQAADTLLSQGKTATASSTENGGTPAAAAVDGNTGSRWASAFADPQWLQVDLGATSAISRVVLNWEAAYAKSFQLQVSESASGPWTSIYTTTTGTGGIQSVDVTGSGRYVRMLGTQRATGYGYSLWEFQVYGGTADGSPACGTANTAQGKTATASSTENGGTPASAAVDGNPGTRWSSAAADPQWLQVDLGSAQTICQVVLSWETAYGKAFQLQVSDNAAGPWTSIYTTTTGTGGTQSLDVTGTGRYLRVNGTQRGTAYGYSLWELVVHTTGGGSGPVIPPTDPMNPDFGPNVSVFTPATPQAQMQAKLDQVAALQHTNQFGSERYALLFKPGTYAADVNLGFNTQVAGLGLSPDDVNINGHVRVEADWLQQGDNPNNKQNATQNFWRSAENMAVTPPNGQIERWAVAQAAPYRRMHLKGAPEIQLWSGGDGWASGGLFADTKIDNTVVSGSQQQWFSRNSEFGSWTGSVWNMVFVGTTGAPPQHFPDPAHTVVGTTPVIREKPFLYVDNAGSYNVFVPALRQNSSGTSWSHGPAAGTSISLSQFLVAKPDTPVATINAALDQGKHLLFTPGVYHLTDTIKVTKPNTVVLGLGMATLTPDTGKSAISVADVDGVKLGGLLIDAGPVNTPVLVEIGPPGSRVNHAANPTSLHDVFVRIGGGSHLGKATVSLQVNSNNVIGDHMWLWRADHGDQVGWDVNTAANGLVVNGNDVTMYGLFVEHYQQFETLWNGNGGKTYFYQNEMPYDVPNQAAWTSGGSTQGWAAYKVANSVTTHEAWGVGSYSFFQTNPSIVASHSFEVPDTPGVRFHDLVSVSLGGVGTIANVINNTGGPANATTQQRYLVSYP; this is translated from the coding sequence ATGCCTACTTCTTCGCTGGCCGGAGCGCGCTCTCCGGCTCTCCGGCGCTGGCTGGTCCTGCTGACAGCCGCGTTCCTGATCGCGACAGCTCTCGTCGTAGCGCCGGGCGGCAGAGCTCAGGCTGCCGACACGCTGCTGTCGCAAGGCAAGACCGCCACCGCCTCGAGCACCGAGAACGGCGGCACTCCTGCCGCGGCCGCAGTCGACGGCAACACCGGCAGCCGATGGGCCAGCGCGTTCGCCGATCCCCAATGGCTACAGGTGGACCTCGGCGCGACCTCAGCCATCAGCCGCGTAGTACTGAACTGGGAAGCCGCCTACGCGAAATCCTTCCAGCTCCAGGTCTCAGAGAGCGCTTCCGGCCCGTGGACCTCGATCTACACGACGACTACCGGCACCGGCGGCATTCAATCCGTCGATGTGACCGGCAGCGGTCGCTACGTCCGCATGCTCGGCACCCAGCGCGCCACCGGCTACGGCTACTCGCTCTGGGAGTTCCAGGTGTACGGCGGTACCGCTGACGGCTCGCCCGCGTGCGGCACCGCCAACACTGCCCAGGGCAAGACTGCGACGGCGTCGAGTACCGAGAACGGTGGCACCCCGGCCTCCGCGGCTGTCGACGGCAACCCCGGCACCCGCTGGTCAAGTGCCGCAGCCGATCCTCAGTGGCTCCAGGTCGACCTGGGTTCCGCACAGACGATCTGCCAGGTCGTGCTCAGCTGGGAAACGGCGTACGGCAAGGCGTTCCAGCTCCAGGTCTCCGACAACGCGGCCGGCCCCTGGACCTCGATCTACACAACCACGACTGGCACGGGCGGGACGCAGAGCCTCGACGTCACCGGCACCGGCCGGTACCTGCGAGTCAACGGCACCCAGCGCGGTACGGCGTACGGCTACTCACTCTGGGAGCTCGTAGTGCACACCACTGGCGGCGGTAGCGGCCCCGTGATCCCGCCGACCGACCCGATGAACCCCGACTTCGGTCCGAACGTCTCGGTGTTCACCCCGGCCACCCCGCAGGCGCAGATGCAGGCGAAGCTCGACCAGGTCGCCGCACTGCAGCACACCAACCAGTTCGGCAGCGAGCGCTACGCACTGCTCTTCAAGCCGGGCACGTACGCCGCCGACGTCAACCTCGGCTTCAACACCCAGGTCGCCGGCCTCGGCCTCTCGCCGGACGACGTGAACATCAACGGGCACGTCCGGGTCGAGGCCGACTGGCTGCAGCAGGGCGACAACCCGAACAACAAGCAGAACGCCACGCAGAACTTCTGGCGCTCGGCAGAGAACATGGCGGTCACCCCGCCGAACGGCCAGATCGAGCGCTGGGCGGTCGCCCAAGCAGCGCCGTACCGTCGGATGCACCTCAAGGGCGCGCCCGAGATCCAGCTCTGGAGCGGCGGCGACGGCTGGGCGAGTGGTGGCCTGTTCGCCGACACGAAGATCGACAACACCGTCGTGTCCGGCTCGCAGCAGCAGTGGTTCTCGCGGAACTCGGAGTTCGGCAGCTGGACCGGATCGGTGTGGAACATGGTGTTCGTCGGTACGACGGGAGCTCCGCCGCAGCACTTCCCGGACCCGGCCCACACCGTCGTCGGCACGACACCGGTGATCCGGGAGAAGCCGTTCCTGTACGTCGACAACGCCGGCAGCTACAACGTGTTCGTCCCGGCGCTTCGCCAGAACTCGTCCGGCACCAGCTGGTCACACGGACCGGCCGCCGGTACTTCGATCTCGCTCAGCCAGTTCCTGGTCGCCAAACCCGACACCCCGGTCGCCACGATCAACGCGGCGCTCGATCAGGGCAAGCACCTGCTGTTCACGCCGGGTGTCTACCACCTGACCGACACGATCAAGGTGACCAAGCCGAACACCGTCGTCCTCGGGCTCGGGATGGCGACGCTGACTCCGGACACGGGAAAGAGCGCGATCTCCGTTGCTGACGTCGACGGGGTCAAGCTCGGCGGCCTGCTGATCGACGCCGGCCCGGTGAACACGCCGGTCCTGGTCGAGATCGGGCCGCCCGGATCCAGGGTCAACCACGCGGCGAACCCGACGTCGCTGCACGACGTGTTCGTTCGCATCGGTGGAGGCTCGCACCTCGGCAAGGCAACGGTCAGCTTGCAGGTCAACAGCAACAACGTGATCGGCGATCACATGTGGCTCTGGCGGGCCGACCACGGCGACCAGGTCGGCTGGGACGTGAACACCGCGGCCAACGGGTTGGTTGTCAACGGCAACGACGTGACCATGTACGGCCTGTTCGTCGAGCACTACCAGCAGTTCGAGACGCTCTGGAACGGCAACGGCGGCAAGACGTACTTCTACCAGAACGAGATGCCGTACGACGTACCGAACCAGGCCGCCTGGACGAGCGGCGGCAGCACCCAGGGCTGGGCGGCGTACAAGGTCGCCAACAGCGTCACCACCCATGAGGCCTGGGGCGTCGGCAGTTACTCGTTCTTCCAGACGAACCCGTCCATCGTGGCCAGTCACTCCTTCGAGGTCCCGGACACCCCCGGCGTCCGCTTCCACGACCTGGTCTCGGTATCTCTCGGCGGCGTCGGCACGATCGCCAACGTCATCAACAACACCGGCGGCCCGGCCAACGCCACCACCCAGCAACGCTATCTGGTCAGCTACCCGTAA
- the hrpA gene encoding ATP-dependent RNA helicase HrpA, producing the protein MPDARTESPRPSPVASTSPDPAPAQGPAPRRRRRRGKNPNSPKSPRPAAGAEGAPAGSTSEDALSHSAPADPPRGGATSDNALPRDTSKKAHPGGASENVLSRNASESLSLGELVKRLDGVMTGDREQLGRRLERVRGIKEAGKRDQALQGVANAIEQAEQKVERRRLAVPEISYPEELPVSQLKDDIAAAIRDHQVVVIAGETGSGKTTQIPKICLELGRGVHGMIGHTQPRRLAARTVAERIAEELGTELGETIGYAVRFTDKVSERSLVKLMTDGILLAELQRDRELSRYDTLIIDEAHERSLNIDFILGYLRQLLPRRPDLKVIITSATIDPERFAEHFADAQGQPAPIVEVSGRTYPVEVRYRPINDPDDPSTIDRDQTQAILDAVDELEYEAPGDVLVFLSGEREIRDTADALNEKYAAQRGRPGGGVEVLPLYARLSNAEQHRVFSSHGSSRRIVLATNVAETSLTVPGIKYVIDPGTARISRYSHRTKVQHLPIEPVSQASANQRKGRCGRTSDGICIRLYSEEHFESRPEFTDPEILRTNLASVILQMTSIGLGDIAAFPFIDEPDKRSITDGLQLLTELGAIDSTKSSDRNRRLTPIGKQLAQIPLDPRLARMIVEADKHGCVREVMVIASALSIQDPRERPTDAEAQATQQHARFRDPNSDFLGFLNLWNYLKKQQNELSGNQFRRMCRNEYLNYLRVREWQDIFAQLRQVAAQIGVTLNSGGAADPQNVHISLMAGLLSHLGMKDPANQHQYLGARGAKFAIFPGSGLFKKPPQFVMAAELVETSRLWARVNAKIEPEWAEDLAGHLIKRSYSEPHWERKAGAVMAYEKVTLYGVPIVARRKVNYGKVDAEVSRELFIRHALVEGDWDTHHKFFHENRKLIEEVEELEERTRRRDLLVDDETLFAFYDERLGPEVVTGRHFDTWWKKARQRDPDLLDFERSLVVREGAEIEERDFPLTWTQNGMTFDLTYAFEPGTDADGVTVHIPLLVLNQVTADGFEWSVPGFREELVTALIKSLPKAIRRNIVPAPDHARRVLPALDQSSGPLTDALAREFRSMRDVQIEPEDWDWSRIPEHLRMTFRVVDDHGKTVAEGKDLATLKERLKPKTKAAISQVASKAVSGLERSGLTDWTFGDLPKTFSEHRNGLTVAGYPALVDEGKSVAIRLQETERDQAAAMWTGTRRLLLLTMPSVIDVVQRNLTNQQKMTLLAGPHRNVGDLLDDAISAAVDQLMMAAGGPAWNLTAFSVLRDAVRSDLADTVLTILQQVEQVLAHARTVDKQISRASSPALLAALSDVRGQLEGLVHRGFITEAGAQRLPDLVRYLRGIEQRLDKIGANAMRDRSGMAVVQTLTAEYEKRLRAIPAGKYPTPELLEVRWMLEELRISLFAQTLGTPYPVSDKRIRKALTTA; encoded by the coding sequence ATGCCTGATGCCCGGACCGAATCGCCGCGTCCCTCCCCAGTTGCCTCCACCTCACCGGACCCGGCCCCCGCGCAGGGTCCGGCGCCACGCCGTCGCCGACGCCGCGGCAAGAACCCCAATTCCCCGAAGTCGCCGCGCCCGGCGGCCGGTGCGGAGGGCGCGCCCGCAGGCAGCACCTCCGAGGATGCGCTCTCCCACAGCGCCCCAGCCGATCCGCCCCGAGGCGGCGCCACCTCGGACAATGCGCTCCCGCGCGACACCTCGAAGAAGGCGCACCCGGGCGGCGCCTCGGAGAATGTGCTCTCGCGCAACGCTTCGGAGAGTTTGTCGCTGGGTGAGTTGGTGAAGCGGCTTGACGGGGTGATGACTGGGGATCGGGAGCAGCTCGGGCGGCGGTTGGAGCGGGTTCGGGGGATCAAGGAAGCGGGGAAGCGCGACCAGGCGCTCCAGGGCGTCGCGAATGCGATCGAGCAGGCCGAGCAGAAGGTGGAGCGCCGGCGGCTCGCCGTACCGGAGATCTCTTATCCCGAAGAGCTTCCGGTCAGTCAGCTCAAGGACGACATCGCGGCGGCGATCCGCGACCACCAGGTCGTCGTGATCGCCGGTGAAACGGGCTCCGGAAAGACCACCCAGATCCCGAAGATCTGTCTCGAACTCGGTCGCGGCGTGCACGGCATGATCGGTCACACCCAACCGCGCCGCCTCGCCGCCCGCACGGTCGCCGAGCGCATCGCCGAGGAGCTCGGCACCGAACTCGGCGAGACCATCGGGTACGCCGTACGGTTCACCGACAAGGTCAGTGAGCGCTCTCTGGTGAAGCTCATGACGGACGGCATCCTGCTCGCCGAACTGCAGCGCGACCGCGAACTGAGCCGGTACGACACGCTCATCATCGACGAGGCGCACGAGCGCAGCCTCAACATCGACTTCATCCTCGGCTACCTGCGCCAGCTCCTCCCCCGTCGCCCGGACCTCAAGGTGATCATCACCTCGGCGACGATCGACCCGGAGCGCTTCGCCGAGCACTTCGCCGACGCTCAAGGTCAACCCGCGCCCATCGTCGAGGTCTCCGGCCGGACCTACCCGGTCGAGGTCCGCTACCGCCCGATCAACGACCCCGACGACCCGAGCACGATCGACCGTGACCAGACCCAGGCGATCCTCGACGCGGTCGACGAACTCGAGTACGAGGCGCCCGGCGACGTCCTCGTCTTCCTCAGCGGCGAGCGGGAGATCCGCGACACCGCGGACGCGTTGAACGAGAAGTACGCCGCGCAACGCGGCCGGCCCGGCGGTGGGGTCGAGGTCCTCCCCCTCTACGCCCGCCTGTCCAACGCCGAGCAGCATCGCGTCTTCTCCTCGCACGGCTCCAGCCGCCGCATCGTGCTCGCGACGAACGTCGCCGAGACCTCGCTGACGGTCCCCGGCATCAAGTACGTGATTGACCCCGGTACTGCGCGGATCTCCCGCTACAGCCATCGCACCAAGGTCCAGCACCTGCCGATCGAGCCGGTCTCCCAGGCCAGCGCGAACCAGCGCAAGGGCCGCTGCGGCCGGACCAGCGACGGCATCTGTATCCGGCTGTACTCCGAGGAGCACTTCGAGAGCCGGCCGGAGTTCACCGACCCGGAGATCCTGCGTACCAACCTCGCCTCGGTCATCCTGCAGATGACGTCGATCGGGCTCGGCGACATCGCCGCGTTCCCGTTCATCGACGAGCCGGACAAGCGCAGTATCACCGACGGCCTGCAACTGCTCACCGAACTCGGCGCCATCGACTCCACCAAGTCCTCCGACCGCAACCGCCGGCTCACCCCGATCGGCAAGCAGCTCGCCCAGATCCCGCTCGACCCGCGGCTGGCCCGGATGATCGTCGAGGCCGACAAGCACGGCTGTGTCCGCGAGGTGATGGTGATCGCCTCCGCGCTCTCGATCCAGGACCCGCGCGAGCGCCCAACCGACGCTGAGGCGCAGGCAACCCAGCAACACGCGCGCTTCCGGGACCCGAACTCCGACTTCCTCGGCTTCCTCAACCTGTGGAACTACCTCAAGAAGCAGCAGAACGAGCTCTCCGGCAACCAGTTCCGCCGGATGTGCCGCAACGAGTACCTCAACTATCTCCGCGTCCGCGAATGGCAGGACATCTTCGCCCAGCTCCGCCAGGTCGCGGCGCAGATCGGCGTCACGCTCAACTCCGGCGGCGCCGCCGACCCGCAGAACGTGCACATCTCGCTGATGGCCGGCCTGCTCTCGCACCTCGGCATGAAGGATCCCGCGAACCAGCACCAGTACCTCGGGGCGCGCGGTGCCAAGTTCGCGATCTTCCCCGGCTCTGGTCTGTTCAAGAAACCACCGCAGTTCGTGATGGCCGCCGAGCTCGTCGAGACCTCGCGGCTGTGGGCCCGGGTGAACGCGAAGATCGAGCCGGAATGGGCCGAGGACCTGGCCGGGCACTTGATCAAGCGCAGCTACTCCGAGCCGCACTGGGAGCGCAAGGCCGGCGCGGTGATGGCGTACGAGAAGGTCACCCTGTACGGCGTACCGATCGTTGCCCGGCGCAAGGTCAACTACGGTAAGGTCGACGCCGAGGTGTCGCGCGAGCTGTTCATCCGGCATGCGCTCGTCGAGGGCGACTGGGACACGCACCACAAGTTCTTCCACGAGAACCGCAAGCTGATCGAAGAGGTCGAGGAGCTCGAGGAACGAACCCGGCGGCGCGACCTGCTGGTCGACGACGAGACGCTGTTCGCCTTCTACGACGAGCGGCTCGGCCCCGAGGTGGTCACCGGTCGGCACTTCGACACCTGGTGGAAGAAGGCGCGGCAGCGCGATCCTGATCTGCTCGACTTCGAGCGGTCGCTGGTGGTTCGTGAGGGTGCGGAGATCGAGGAACGCGATTTCCCGCTCACCTGGACGCAGAACGGGATGACCTTCGATCTGACCTATGCGTTCGAGCCGGGCACCGACGCCGACGGCGTCACAGTGCACATCCCGTTGCTGGTCCTCAACCAGGTCACTGCCGACGGCTTCGAGTGGAGTGTTCCCGGCTTCCGCGAGGAACTGGTCACGGCGCTGATCAAATCGTTGCCCAAGGCAATCCGCCGCAACATCGTGCCGGCGCCCGACCATGCCCGCCGGGTGTTGCCGGCCCTGGATCAGAGTTCAGGTCCGCTCACAGACGCACTGGCACGCGAGTTCCGCTCGATGCGTGACGTCCAGATCGAGCCGGAGGACTGGGACTGGAGCCGGATTCCCGAGCATCTGCGGATGACGTTCCGGGTCGTCGACGACCATGGCAAAACGGTGGCCGAGGGCAAGGACCTTGCGACCCTCAAGGAACGCCTGAAGCCCAAGACCAAGGCCGCCATCTCGCAAGTGGCGTCGAAGGCGGTCAGCGGCCTGGAGCGCTCCGGGCTGACCGACTGGACCTTCGGTGACCTGCCGAAGACCTTCTCCGAGCATCGCAACGGGCTGACGGTCGCGGGCTATCCGGCGCTGGTCGACGAGGGCAAGAGCGTGGCGATCCGGCTGCAGGAAACCGAACGCGACCAGGCGGCGGCGATGTGGACCGGCACCCGCCGGCTCCTGCTGCTGACGATGCCTTCGGTGATCGACGTCGTCCAGCGCAACCTGACGAACCAGCAGAAGATGACCCTGCTGGCCGGACCGCACCGCAACGTCGGTGACCTGCTCGACGACGCGATCTCCGCGGCGGTCGACCAGTTGATGATGGCCGCGGGCGGCCCGGCCTGGAACCTCACCGCCTTCTCCGTACTACGGGACGCCGTCCGCTCCGATCTCGCGGACACCGTGCTCACAATCCTCCAGCAGGTCGAGCAGGTGCTCGCTCACGCACGCACCGTCGACAAGCAGATCTCCCGTGCCTCCAGCCCGGCTTTGCTGGCCGCGCTCTCCGACGTTCGGGGCCAGCTGGAAGGTCTCGTGCATCGCGGCTTCATCACCGAGGCGGGCGCTCAGCGGCTGCCCGACCTGGTTCGCTACCTGCGCGGGATCGAGCAGCGCCTCGACAAGATCGGCGCCAACGCGATGCGAGACCGCTCGGGGATGGCCGTCGTGCAAACGCTGACGGCGGAGTACGAGAAACGTCTGAGAGCGATTCCCGCCGGCAAATACCCGACTCCGGAGCTCCTCGAGGTTCGCTGGATGCTCGAGGAACTCCGGATCAGCCTGTTCGCGCAGACGCTCGGCACGCCGTACCCGGTGTCCGACAAACGCATTCGCAAGGCTCTGACGACAGCGTGA
- a CDS encoding VOC family protein, whose product MACRITELVIDCVDPQRLADFWCEVLGYVELRWDGDDLEIGPPDDAGTSPILVFNRSTAPRRGKLPIHFDVNPTDTEQDAELERLLAAGARRADVGQTGEEPWHVLADPEGNEFCLLRRRVEPVGG is encoded by the coding sequence ATGGCTTGTCGGATTACTGAGCTGGTCATCGACTGTGTCGATCCGCAGCGGCTTGCGGACTTCTGGTGTGAGGTGCTCGGGTATGTCGAGCTCCGCTGGGACGGCGACGACCTGGAGATCGGGCCGCCGGATGACGCGGGGACTTCGCCGATTCTGGTGTTCAACCGGAGTACTGCGCCTCGGCGGGGCAAGCTTCCGATTCACTTCGATGTGAATCCGACCGATACCGAGCAGGATGCGGAGCTCGAACGGTTGCTCGCGGCCGGCGCACGAAGGGCGGATGTCGGGCAGACCGGGGAAGAGCCGTGGCATGTGCTTGCTGATCCGGAGGGCAACGAATTCTGTCTGCTGCGCCGACGCGTGGAGCCGGTCGGCGGCTGA
- a CDS encoding universal stress protein yields the protein MKILVGYVPTPEGEAALEAAGAEAVLRGASILLLNTSRGDTFLDNRYANSEELAAAETKLRERGVEVTIKQAVGSGDVAGELLKAAAEEEVGLIVLGLRRRSPVGKLILGSTAQRVLLEAPVPVLAVKVPSSRDD from the coding sequence ATGAAGATCCTGGTCGGGTACGTGCCGACGCCCGAAGGTGAGGCCGCTCTGGAAGCTGCGGGGGCGGAGGCCGTACTGCGTGGCGCTTCCATCCTGTTGCTCAACACCAGCCGCGGTGACACCTTTCTCGACAATCGGTACGCGAACTCCGAAGAGCTGGCCGCGGCCGAGACGAAGCTTCGCGAGCGGGGCGTCGAGGTGACGATCAAACAGGCGGTCGGCAGCGGCGATGTCGCCGGGGAGCTTCTGAAGGCCGCAGCAGAGGAAGAGGTCGGGCTGATCGTCCTCGGCCTGCGCCGACGAAGCCCGGTCGGCAAACTCATCCTCGGCAGCACCGCCCAGCGCGTACTCCTCGAAGCCCCCGTCCCGGTGCTCGCCGTCAAGGTCCCCTCGTCACGAGACGACTGA
- a CDS encoding AMP-binding protein codes for MRPMERARMMPRPIGPMRPPDWLVRGASEAAGVSVGLIRSGVWRSVRPSHLVPIERVLRQWGQSMAALGAVAAIRYPDQCAVIDERGSLTYRELDQRCAQQAAELHTQYGIVAGSKVAVLCRNHRGFLEATLATSRLGADVLFVNTEFAAPQLKAVLEKHRPDLLIHDEEFAIDAEVPTLLAWKDHSSAVGLDELASGSAPPPPAPDKPGHITILTSGTTGTPKAAPRAPTAAGLIGLTASMLDRIGLRAGEPMVICPPLFHGLGLLTSMLALFLGSPLVLARRYDAAAVLASIEANRAGSVVAVPVMLQRMLALGPATIAEHDLSSLRAVISGASALGPALAERFISQFGPILSDAYGSSEIGIATIATSADLLAAPGTVGRPCLGSSVRILGDDDQVLPVDETGRIFAGGGLVFGGYSDGSSKTTVDGRMSTGDLGHLDSAGRLFVDGREDDMIVSGGENVYPVEVEDCLMSHPGVLDAAVVGAPDEEFGQRLIAYVVPSNDASRETLPDELIEHVRSNLARYKAPRKVVLVDSLPRNATGKVLRRHLHDT; via the coding sequence ATGAGACCGATGGAGCGAGCGCGGATGATGCCGCGGCCGATCGGGCCGATGCGGCCGCCGGACTGGCTGGTCCGTGGTGCTTCCGAGGCTGCGGGGGTGTCGGTCGGCCTGATCCGTTCCGGGGTCTGGCGGTCGGTGCGGCCGTCCCACCTCGTGCCGATCGAGCGGGTCCTCCGCCAGTGGGGTCAGTCGATGGCGGCGCTCGGGGCCGTCGCGGCGATCAGATATCCGGATCAGTGCGCGGTGATCGACGAGCGCGGCAGCTTGACCTACCGCGAACTCGACCAGCGCTGTGCGCAGCAGGCTGCCGAACTGCATACGCAGTACGGGATTGTTGCCGGGAGCAAAGTTGCTGTGCTCTGCCGGAACCACCGCGGGTTCCTCGAGGCGACGCTGGCGACGTCTCGGCTCGGGGCGGACGTGTTGTTCGTGAACACCGAGTTCGCCGCGCCGCAACTCAAGGCCGTGCTCGAGAAGCATCGGCCGGACCTGCTGATCCACGACGAAGAGTTCGCCATCGACGCCGAGGTGCCGACCCTGCTGGCTTGGAAGGACCACTCCAGCGCAGTCGGACTCGACGAACTGGCCTCCGGGTCGGCTCCTCCCCCGCCTGCACCGGACAAGCCGGGGCACATCACCATCCTGACCTCGGGTACCACCGGTACGCCGAAGGCGGCGCCCCGAGCGCCGACCGCGGCCGGGCTGATCGGACTCACCGCCAGCATGCTGGACCGAATCGGTCTCCGCGCCGGTGAGCCGATGGTGATCTGCCCGCCGCTGTTCCACGGGCTCGGTCTGCTCACCTCCATGCTCGCGCTGTTCCTCGGTTCGCCGCTGGTCCTGGCCCGCCGGTACGACGCCGCGGCCGTGCTCGCCTCGATCGAGGCGAACCGGGCGGGATCCGTCGTCGCCGTACCGGTCATGCTGCAACGGATGCTCGCGCTCGGACCGGCCACTATCGCCGAGCACGACCTCAGTTCGCTGCGCGCGGTGATCTCCGGCGCGTCCGCTCTCGGTCCGGCGCTGGCGGAGCGGTTCATTTCGCAGTTCGGGCCGATCCTGTCCGATGCGTACGGGTCCAGCGAGATCGGGATCGCGACGATCGCCACGTCAGCAGATCTGCTGGCCGCACCCGGCACGGTCGGCCGACCCTGTCTCGGGAGTTCGGTGCGGATCCTCGGCGACGACGACCAGGTGCTTCCGGTCGACGAGACCGGGCGGATCTTCGCGGGTGGCGGACTCGTCTTCGGCGGCTATTCCGACGGCAGCAGCAAGACGACCGTCGACGGCCGGATGAGCACGGGCGATCTCGGCCATCTGGACTCCGCCGGCCGGCTCTTCGTCGACGGGCGCGAGGACGACATGATCGTCTCCGGCGGCGAGAACGTGTACCCGGTCGAGGTCGAGGACTGCCTGATGAGCCACCCGGGCGTCCTCGACGCGGCCGTGGTCGGCGCTCCGGACGAGGAATTCGGCCAGCGCCTGATCGCGTACGTCGTACCGTCGAACGACGCCTCCCGAGAAACGCTCCCCGACGAGCTGATCGAGCACGTCCGCTCGAACCTGGCCCGCTACAAGGCGCCCCGCAAAGTAGTCCTCGTCGACAGCCTCCCACGCAATGCCACCGGAAAAGTCCTCCGCCGCCACCTCCACGACACCTGA
- a CDS encoding SDR family NAD(P)-dependent oxidoreductase: MVTPKRPPGWPLLVALTNGRSRVADDRLAAAVRGKVVMVTGSSYGIGEATAKRLARAGATVLLVARTADQLKVVADGIRADGGKAFDYPTNLADTASIEQLVAGVLADHGHVDVLVSNAGKSIRRSVADSYQRFHDIERTNSVNYLGPAKLVLELLPSMRERRSGHIVNVSTAGVRTPPMARWSAYLASKSAFDVWLRCVSQEVRNDGVTTSTVYMGLVHTRMSSPTPLLNQLPGLSPEQAADQVCAAVANKPHNITPPFVRPADALGNLLRVPTDRLLEQYFRRTDKPKRKS; encoded by the coding sequence ATGGTGACTCCGAAGCGTCCGCCGGGTTGGCCTCTGCTCGTCGCGCTGACCAATGGGCGGAGCCGGGTTGCCGATGACCGGCTCGCCGCGGCCGTGCGCGGCAAGGTCGTGATGGTGACCGGCTCGTCGTACGGGATCGGTGAGGCGACAGCCAAGCGGCTGGCGCGGGCCGGGGCGACGGTGCTGCTCGTCGCCCGGACCGCGGATCAGTTGAAGGTCGTCGCCGACGGCATCCGCGCCGACGGAGGCAAGGCCTTCGACTATCCGACGAACCTGGCGGACACCGCGTCGATCGAGCAACTCGTCGCCGGCGTGCTGGCCGATCACGGGCACGTCGACGTGCTGGTGAGCAACGCGGGCAAGTCGATCAGGCGGTCGGTCGCGGACTCGTACCAGCGGTTCCACGACATCGAGCGGACGAACTCCGTCAACTATCTCGGGCCGGCCAAGCTCGTACTGGAGTTGCTGCCGTCGATGCGCGAGCGCCGGTCCGGGCACATCGTCAATGTGTCGACGGCTGGGGTGCGCACTCCGCCGATGGCGCGCTGGTCGGCGTACCTGGCTTCAAAGAGCGCCTTCGACGTGTGGCTGCGCTGCGTGTCACAAGAGGTCAGGAACGACGGGGTGACGACGTCGACGGTCTACATGGGGCTTGTGCACACGCGGATGAGTTCACCGACTCCACTCCTCAATCAGCTGCCAGGGTTGAGCCCGGAGCAGGCGGCTGACCAGGTGTGTGCGGCCGTCGCCAACAAGCCGCACAACATCACGCCGCCCTTCGTTCGTCCTGCCGATGCCCTCGGCAACTTGCTGCGGGTTCCCACGGACCGGTTGCTCGAGCAGTACTTCCGCCGCACCGACAAGCCGAAGCGCAAGTCATGA